The region CCCGACAACCATGGACAACAGTCGCGACAATGCTTCTGCAGTCAGACAGTAGAAAATGGCGTGGTATGAGCCTTTGGCCACATCGCTTTCTCCGCCAACATTCTAACCAGTTATAGAATCTACCCTCCAGTCCCATGACATCTCTCTAGTCGTTGAGCAAGAGCATGCGGAAGTCTTTCAGGTCTACAAGTTTATCTTGATCTCACCAGATGATGTCGAAACAGGGGAGCCTACAGCAATGGCTCGAATTACCCAGCTCGGGCGAGATCTCGGCGATGCCAAAGCAGGTGTCATTTTCCTGCTTGACCAGGAGAATGAAAAGGAGCACGGAGATGCTATAAAAGCGTTCATGTCACTTCAGATCAAGTTTGCCTCCCTCTTTTGCACTTTCTGTTTATTTTTCCACTGACATGATTCCCAGATTGATGGATGTCCACCCAAGTGTCCCCATTCTCCCTTTGACTAGTTTTGACGCGTTACCATCAACCCTCAAAACTTTCCAGCGTGGATATTCGGAGGGCCTTGATGACGGAATTCAGCAGCAAGTGGATATTGATGTTTCTAGGGATTTGTTAGGCTGTTGTTCGGCAGGAGAAAGGCAGCTCTCTAGGCAGGCGGTCGATACGATGTCTCAGAATGGAGAATTCTTCAGCTTTCGAGAGCTGTTGGTTGATGGCCAATTGGCGGAACGCGAGGGTCAAGACAGAATGCACGATGTGTTGGGACCagaggatgggaagagatTTGTGAGGTTCTGGttgaggtaggtaggtatgccATCCTCTCTCTGAGTAGGGAACCCCCAGAAGGTAGGTCGATCAGTGGTAAAATCTCGCCTAGGAAGGACAAGCTGGGAGAAATCAGTCTTCACAACCAGTACACCACATCAGGTTATCGTTAGGCGCCAAACCAGCACAACTTCACTTTACCAAGATCCGTGTTTTGCTTTGCCGTTCAATTCAACAGTATCTGTATGCTTGAAAAGTTAATCATCACCTCTGTACTGACATAGAGTTAATGAACAC is a window of Podospora pseudopauciseta strain CBS 411.78 chromosome 1, whole genome shotgun sequence DNA encoding:
- a CDS encoding hypothetical protein (EggNog:ENOG503P8RE), whose protein sequence is MRSHHLVETPTSLVCSTLRTRQPWTTVATMLLQSDSRKWRESTLQSHDISLVVEQEHAEVFQVYKFILISPDDVETGEPTAMARITQLGRDLGDAKAGVIFLLDQENEKEHGDAIKAFMSLQIKLMDVHPSVPILPLTSFDALPSTLKTFQRGYSEGLDDGIQQQVDIDVSRDLLGCCSAGERQLSRQAVDTMSQNGEFFSFRELLVDGQLAEREGQDRMHDVLGPEDGKRFVRFWLR